From a region of the Helianthus annuus cultivar XRQ/B chromosome 5, HanXRQr2.0-SUNRISE, whole genome shotgun sequence genome:
- the LOC110939319 gene encoding two-component response regulator ARR5: MDTSNLSCDPPKLHVLVVDDNNIDRKLIQKLLEISSFKVTVVDSGSKALQYLGLDEENTSSRFDDLKVNLIISDYSMPGMTGFELLKKIKNSSTSRDIPVVIMSSENNLTRINQCLEEGAEEYLLKPVKLSDVNRLKDSLLKHGSQHMGQHGPTPCSPEQA, translated from the exons ATGGACACCAGCAACCTCAGCTGCGATCCACCAAAGTTGCATGTTCTCGTCGTCGATGACAACAACATTGATCGAAAACTCATCCAGAAGCTTCTCGAGATCTCTTCCTTCAAAG TTACTGTTGTGGATAGTGGAAGCAAAGCTTTACAATATTTAGGTTTAGATGAAGAGAATACCTCATCTCGATTCGAT GATTTGAAGGTGAATCTGATTATCTCGGATTACTCCATGCCAGGAATGACCGGATTTGAACTGCTTAAGAAAATCAAG AATTCCTCAACCTCTAGAGATATACCGGTGGTGATAATGTCGTCTGAAAACAATCTAACGCGTATCAATCA GTGTTTAGAAGAAGGAGCTGAGGAGTATTTACTAAAACCTGTGAAGCTCTCAGATGTTAACCGCTTGAAAGACTCTCTTCTTAAACATGGATCCCAACATATGGGCCAACATGGCCCAACCCCATGCTCACCTGAACAAGCCTAA
- the LOC110941662 gene encoding protein EDS1 — MTHSTYNLLTKLCFIFRKRAMEVERDSMKLTLTNEHIKAACILSMNAHNHSQDYVTNTKKHGGASSSSTTKDVLIIAFKGSMEVNGFYQDDHFGETNVDCNMFPSLQRIAEGQLAKVNGSFLQKFKDLLNNSGFKTKLEKAVKKNKKILFTGHSSGGAIASLATLWMLDEYTRKQNIRFPIGCVTFGSPLIGDGTLTHAVRREKWAGHFTHFVIEHDIVPRMMLAPKTSVKEHLPNVLKQFQEKVNPVTTQKPNKIPKIFNKSTPVKTIDHDQLVNGKQAEAFFEHVLINASTVASHDAFDLMEPTNSLKDKLSADFVKVSPYRPFGFYVFCTQGEDLAPSTPRQQLVVENPNAVLQLLFYFMQLPNEDQDLAQFALQSLTENFGYEKELNKNGLQLEKTVDIKQLNKHLLTSNGDTDDLVPTRNKALLDLTASAKWCLLAVEEAEKRKEKNMNEIKKSMREYISNEREPTTKIIEDMLDEIVVYGKKHRGGNIDHYEAFKLQKDHDDFKANVNRLEQAKIWDVIVEMVRRKDLPDDFEVWGELVDLGTRFRRVYEPLDIANYYRHSKGEDTGSRYMEGRPKRYKFTQRWYEHANVTAFELVSESNFVAEVEELMKPKKKSEEVNEGFKNIITKVEKWKSDEKIAYEDVFWGESVLSKLQEKLA; from the exons ATGACACACTCAACTTACAACTTACTTACAAAACtgtgttttatttttagaaaGAGAGCAATGGAGGTCGAGAGAGATTCAATGAAACTAACCCTGACTAATGAGCATATCAAAGCAGCTTGCATTCTTTCCATGAATGCTCATAACCACAGTCAAGATTATGTTACCAACACCAAGAAACATGGTGGAGCTTCATCATCGTCAACAACAAAAGATGTTTTAATCATTGCATTTAAAGGATCAATGGAGGTCAATGGTTTCTACCAAGATGATCATTTTGGAGAAACTAATGTTGATTGTAATATGTTTCCGTCTCTCCAACGGATAGCAGAGGGTCAACTTGCCAAAGTCAACGGGTCATTTCTTCAAAAATTTAAGGATCTTTTGAACAACTCCGGGTTCAAAACAAAG TTGGAGAAAGCTGTAAAAAAGAATAAGAAGATCTTGTTCACCGGACATTCATCCGGCGGTGCAATAGCTAGTCTAGCCACATTGTGGATGCTAGATGAATACACAAGAAAACAAAACATCCGGTTTCCTATTGGTTGTGTAACTTTTGGGTCTCCGCTAATAGGTGATGGAACCCTAACCCATGCAGTCAGGCGAGAGAAATGGGCGGGTCATTTCACCCATTTTGTCATAGAGCATGACATTGTTCCTCGTATGATGTTAGCTCCAAAAACATCCGTTAAAGAACACCTACCCAATGTCCTCAAACAATTCCAAGAAAAAGTCAACCCCGTCACCACTCAAAAACCTAACAAAATTCCTAAAATTTTCAACAAAAGCACTCCTGTAAAAACCATTGATCATGATCAGTTGGTTAACGGTAAGCAAGCTGAAGCATTTTTTGAACATGTGTTGATTAATGCCTCAACTGTTGCAAGCCATGATGCGTTTGATCTTATGGAACCGACAAATTCTCTAAAAGACAAATTATCAGCTGATTTTGTAAAAGTAAGCCCTTACAGACCTTTCGGTTTTTACGTTTTCTGTACTCAAGGCGAAGATCTGGCCCCATCGACGCCCAGACAGCAGCTGGTTGTAGAGAATCCAAATGCTGTTCTCCAGTTATTGTTTTACTTCATGCAGTTACCCAATGAAGATCAAGACTTGGCTCAATTTGCTCTTCAAAGTTTAACTGAAAATTTTGGTTATGAAAAAGAACTGAACAAGAACGGGTTGCAGCTGGAAAAAACAGTTGATATCAAACAACTTAATAAACACCTATTGACTTCTAATGGTGATACTGATGATTTGGTTCCTACACGTAACAAAGCCTTGCTTGATCTG ACTGCAAGTGCAAAATGGTGTCTGTTAGCAGTGGAAGAGGCCGAAAAAAGGAAGGAGAAAAACATGAATGAGATTAAAAAATCCATGAGAGAATACATTTCAAACGAAAGGGAACCTACAACAAAGATTATTGAAGATATGTTAGACGAGATTGTCGTGTACGGAAAAAAACATAGGGGTGGAAACATTGATCACTATGAAGCTTTTAAGCTCCAAAAAGATCATGACGACTTTAAAGCTAATGTGAACCGTTTAGAACAGGCTAAAATATGGGATGTAATTGTTGAAATGGTGAGGCGTAAGGATTTACCTGATGACTTTGAAGTGTGGGGTGAGTTGGTAGATTTAGGGACTCGATTTAGAAGAGTTTATGAGCCCCTGGATATTGCAAACTATTATCGACACTCCAAAGGTGAGGATACGGGATCCAGGTATATGGAAGGAAGACCAAAGAGGTATAAGTTTACACAGAGATGGTATGAACATGCAAATGTGACGGCGTTTGAGTTGGTTTCGGAGAGTAATTTTGTTGCAGAGGTTGAGGAACTTATGAAACCGAAGAAGAAGTCAGAAGAGGTTAATGAGGGTTTCAAGAACATAATAACTAAAGTTGAGAAGTGGAAATCTGATGAGAAAATAGCATATGAAGATGTATTTTGGGGAGAATCTGTTTTGTCCAAGTTGCAGGAAAAACTAGCATAA